A genomic window from Streptomyces sp. MST-110588 includes:
- a CDS encoding rhodanese-like domain-containing protein produces MTTNTYDPVPAPAAAAGPVLAVSPAAPADAAAYFAARLAFHTDVADVHTALTAGAGDPGFVLVDSRSARSWDQGHVPGARHLPTALIPELAGRTLDPSVPVVVYCWGPGCDGATRAALALSRLGYRVKEMLGGFEYWVREGYEVETRQGSVRHPADPLTAPVDTDGCGC; encoded by the coding sequence ATGACCACGAACACCTATGACCCCGTCCCCGCTCCTGCCGCTGCCGCCGGCCCTGTCCTGGCCGTTTCGCCGGCCGCCCCCGCCGACGCGGCGGCGTACTTCGCCGCACGCCTGGCCTTCCACACCGACGTCGCCGACGTGCACACCGCGCTCACGGCCGGTGCCGGCGACCCCGGCTTCGTCCTCGTGGACTCCCGCAGCGCCCGGTCCTGGGACCAGGGCCACGTCCCCGGCGCCCGGCACCTGCCGACCGCACTCATACCGGAGCTGGCCGGCAGGACTCTGGACCCGTCCGTTCCCGTCGTCGTGTACTGCTGGGGCCCGGGCTGCGACGGCGCCACCCGCGCGGCCCTCGCCCTGTCCCGACTCGGCTACCGGGTCAAGGAGATGCTCGGCGGCTTCGAGTACTGGGTCCGGGAGGGGTACGAGGTCGAGACCAGGCAGGGCAGCGTGCGGCACCCGGCCGACCCTCTGACGGCACCGGTCGACACGGACGGCTGCGGCTGCTGA
- a CDS encoding spore germination protein GerW family protein, translating to MTASEHASLEARTADQATADLLEQLAGKLGRRAPGTVVFGEPVVSQDVTVIPVARIGFGFGGNTGQAAGEDGLVGGGVEAKPLGFIEIKEGRTTYKPIRDPWVNVLLPLTGGLLAGAAIVRCLARRGGR from the coding sequence ATGACCGCCTCTGAGCACGCATCGCTGGAAGCGAGGACGGCGGACCAGGCCACTGCCGATCTGCTGGAACAACTGGCCGGCAAGCTCGGCCGCCGGGCTCCCGGCACCGTCGTGTTCGGTGAGCCCGTCGTGAGCCAGGACGTCACGGTGATCCCCGTGGCGCGCATCGGGTTCGGCTTCGGCGGCAACACCGGCCAGGCTGCCGGTGAGGACGGCTTGGTCGGCGGCGGGGTCGAAGCAAAGCCGCTGGGCTTCATCGAGATCAAAGAGGGCAGGACCACGTACAAGCCCATCCGCGATCCCTGGGTGAACGTCCTCCTACCGCTGACGGGCGGCCTCCTGGCCGGAGCCGCGATCGTGCGCTGCCTGGCGCGGCGCGGGGGGCGCTGA
- a CDS encoding SMC family ATPase has product MRLHRLSVTAFGPFARTQTIDFDRLSRGGLFLLHGPTGAGKTSVLDAVCFALYGSVPGARQGGQALRSDLADPWTPTEVVLELTVAGRRLEITRLPEQPRPKKRGSGTTREKAQSRLREYVVGEGAEGEGTGGAGSNGNSQNSEGAGDSGGFGDADVAGRPPGGRWKALSRSHQEIGEEISQLLGMSKEQFCQVVLLPQGDFARFLRADAEARARLLGRLFDTRRFAALEEELAARRKAAADRVAAGDERLLALAHRMAQAAGASADLAGPTVHGSPGPDTSGFDSPGSGPSVTGPRATAAKRTATGAAAVAERTAGASRTFGTAGTAGTAVPAQASAPRAAVGSRTTARAAGSRTAAAPHPADAPALDVPAPGEPGFAEAVLIRAAVARAGARERLDIAASALALAEADQTTAAGRLEEARERARLQERYERARHRAAALDAQAGERESVRTQLERARAAADVAPALALRDAAWREHDAAQTAERRCRSVLPPDLADAEGDRLAERERRVRQDLGSLEAARRAERRAQDIESERAAIEREARADEQALLDATEWLAGWDAVRRDHQRRIEAAQEAATRAEHLGAQIEPAERRLEAARRRDRVLDQVRDAEQELLRARERAAAAHEHWLDLKDRRLRGIAAELAAGLRDGQACAVCGATEHPAPARAGAGHVGRDTEERALEAYRTAEEARQKADAALQGLKEELAGALAGAGEASVGELARTATELRDSYARAHAEGAGLHAAREALARAEREYEQRREDQRRIERRTAARTSHREALDREQAALEAELRLARDGCASVAERAGRLERQVALLAAAAEAARTAQACAQRLKETDAQLSDASFRAGFDTPGAAAGALLDDARWRALQQRLDQWQAEAATVAAELADPQLRAAAALPPAQPERARAALEDAGHRLRAAATAHSAAGERCAELDRLSARAQHDARELAPLRAEYERIARLSSLAAGTSAENERRMRLESYVLAARLEQVAAAASARLHRMSSGRYTLVHSDERTGGTRRSGLGLHVIDAWTGHERDTASLSGGETFFASLALALGLADVVTDEAGGTRLDTLFIDEGFGSLDEQTLDEVLDVLDSLRERDRSVGIVSHVADLRRRIPAQLEIVKERSGSSVRHRADA; this is encoded by the coding sequence ATGAGGCTGCACCGGCTGTCCGTCACGGCCTTCGGCCCGTTCGCCCGGACCCAGACCATCGACTTCGACCGCCTTTCGCGCGGCGGCCTTTTCCTCCTCCACGGACCGACGGGCGCGGGCAAGACCTCCGTCCTGGACGCGGTCTGCTTCGCGCTGTACGGGTCGGTGCCGGGCGCCCGGCAGGGCGGGCAGGCGCTGCGCAGCGACCTGGCCGACCCCTGGACGCCCACCGAGGTCGTCCTCGAACTGACCGTGGCCGGGCGGCGGTTGGAGATCACCCGGCTGCCGGAGCAGCCGCGCCCCAAGAAGCGGGGGAGCGGTACGACGCGGGAGAAGGCGCAGAGCCGGCTGCGGGAGTACGTCGTGGGGGAGGGGGCGGAAGGAGAGGGAACGGGGGGCGCCGGGAGCAACGGGAACTCCCAGAACTCCGAGGGCGCTGGAGACTCCGGGGGCTTCGGGGACGCGGACGTGGCCGGGCGGCCTCCCGGCGGGCGGTGGAAGGCGCTCAGCCGGTCGCATCAGGAGATCGGTGAGGAGATCAGCCAGCTCCTGGGCATGAGCAAGGAGCAGTTCTGCCAGGTCGTCCTGCTGCCGCAGGGGGACTTCGCGCGCTTCCTGCGCGCCGACGCCGAGGCCCGCGCCCGCCTGCTGGGCCGGCTCTTCGACACCCGGCGCTTCGCCGCGTTGGAGGAGGAACTGGCGGCGCGACGCAAGGCCGCGGCGGACCGGGTCGCCGCCGGTGACGAGCGGCTGCTCGCGCTCGCCCACCGGATGGCGCAGGCCGCCGGGGCGAGCGCCGATCTGGCCGGTCCGACGGTGCATGGGTCACCGGGTCCCGATACGTCAGGTTTCGATTCCCCGGGTTCCGGTCCGTCGGTCACCGGGCCGCGGGCCACGGCGGCGAAGCGTACGGCCACGGGCGCCGCCGCGGTCGCGGAGCGTACAGCCGGGGCATCCAGGACATTCGGAACAGCCGGGACGGCCGGGACAGCCGTACCGGCTCAGGCTTCCGCGCCCCGCGCCGCCGTCGGCTCCCGGACGACAGCCCGCGCCGCCGGCTCCCGGACCGCTGCCGCCCCGCACCCCGCCGATGCGCCCGCCCTAGACGTACCCGCCCCCGGCGAACCCGGCTTCGCCGAGGCCGTACTGATCCGGGCGGCCGTGGCCAGGGCGGGCGCGCGGGAGCGGCTGGACATCGCCGCCTCGGCCCTGGCGCTGGCCGAAGCGGACCAGACCACGGCGGCCGGGCGGCTGGAGGAGGCCCGCGAGCGTGCCCGTCTCCAGGAGCGGTACGAGCGGGCCCGCCACCGTGCCGCCGCACTCGACGCGCAGGCCGGCGAGCGGGAGAGCGTCCGTACCCAACTGGAGCGGGCCCGCGCGGCGGCGGACGTCGCCCCCGCGCTGGCCCTGCGCGACGCCGCCTGGCGTGAGCACGACGCGGCGCAGACCGCCGAGCGCCGTTGCCGGTCCGTGCTGCCCCCCGACCTCGCCGACGCGGAGGGCGACCGGCTCGCCGAACGGGAACGGCGGGTACGGCAGGATCTGGGCTCGCTGGAGGCGGCCCGCCGCGCGGAGCGCCGGGCGCAGGACATCGAGAGCGAGCGCGCCGCCATCGAACGGGAGGCGCGCGCCGACGAGCAGGCCCTCCTGGACGCCACCGAATGGCTGGCCGGCTGGGACGCCGTCCGCCGCGACCACCAGCGGCGCATCGAGGCGGCACAGGAAGCCGCCACCCGCGCCGAACACCTCGGCGCGCAGATCGAGCCGGCCGAACGGCGCCTGGAGGCCGCCCGCCGACGGGACCGGGTCTTGGACCAGGTACGCGACGCGGAACAGGAACTGCTGCGGGCCAGGGAGCGGGCCGCCGCCGCCCACGAGCACTGGCTGGACCTGAAGGACCGCAGGCTGCGCGGCATCGCCGCCGAACTGGCCGCGGGGCTCAGGGACGGACAGGCGTGCGCGGTGTGCGGGGCCACCGAGCACCCGGCGCCGGCCCGTGCGGGCGCCGGTCATGTGGGCCGGGACACCGAGGAACGGGCGCTGGAGGCCTACCGTACGGCCGAGGAGGCGCGGCAGAAGGCCGACGCCGCCCTCCAGGGGCTCAAGGAGGAGCTGGCCGGCGCGCTCGCCGGTGCCGGGGAGGCATCCGTTGGTGAACTCGCCCGTACGGCCACGGAGCTGCGGGACTCCTACGCCCGCGCGCACGCCGAGGGAGCGGGCCTGCACGCCGCCCGCGAGGCGCTGGCCCGCGCCGAGCGGGAGTACGAGCAGCGCCGGGAGGACCAGCGGCGGATCGAACGCCGGACCGCGGCCCGTACCTCCCACCGCGAGGCGCTGGACCGTGAACAGGCCGCGCTGGAGGCCGAGTTGAGGCTCGCCAGGGACGGCTGCGCCAGCGTGGCCGAACGGGCCGGGCGGCTGGAGCGCCAGGTCGCGCTGCTCGCCGCCGCCGCCGAGGCGGCCCGTACCGCGCAGGCGTGTGCCCAGCGGCTCAAGGAGACCGACGCACAGCTCTCCGACGCGTCCTTCCGCGCCGGGTTCGACACCCCCGGCGCGGCGGCCGGGGCACTGCTGGACGACGCGCGGTGGCGCGCCCTGCAACAGCGGCTCGACCAGTGGCAGGCCGAGGCCGCCACGGTCGCCGCCGAACTGGCCGACCCGCAGCTCCGCGCCGCCGCGGCGCTGCCGCCCGCGCAGCCGGAACGGGCCCGCGCCGCGCTGGAGGACGCCGGCCACCGGCTGCGCGCCGCCGCCACGGCACACTCCGCGGCCGGCGAGCGCTGCGCCGAACTGGACCGGCTCTCCGCGCGGGCCCAGCACGACGCCCGCGAACTGGCCCCGCTGCGCGCGGAGTACGAGCGCATCGCCCGGCTGTCCTCGCTCGCGGCCGGCACCTCCGCCGAGAACGAGCGGCGGATGCGCCTGGAGTCCTACGTCCTGGCGGCCCGCCTGGAACAGGTCGCCGCCGCCGCCAGCGCCCGTCTGCACCGTATGTCCTCCGGGCGCTACACCCTCGTCCACTCCGACGAGCGCACCGGCGGCACCCGCCGCTCGGGCCTGGGCCTGCATGTCATCGACGCCTGGACCGGCCACGAGCGCGACACCGCCAGCCTCTCCGGGGGCGAGACCTTCTTCGCGTCGCTGGCGCTGGCGCTGGGTCTCGCGGACGTCGTCACGGACGAGGCGGGCGGCACCCGCCTGGACACCCTCTTCATCGACGAGGGCTTCGGCAGCCTCGACGAACAGACCCTGGACGAGGTCCTGGACGTGCTGGACTCGCTGCGCGAACGGGACCGCAGCGTCGGCATCGTCAGCCATGTCGCCGACCTGCGCCGGCGCATCCCCGCCCAGTTGGAGATCGTCAAGGAGCGGTCGGGCTCCTCCGTACGGCACCGGGCGGACGCGTAA
- a CDS encoding excinuclease ABC subunit UvrA, translating to MPQDLSSHQPTAAGSPPPADRHDTIQVRGARENNLADVSLDIPKRRLTVFTGVSGSGKSSLVFGTIAAESQRLINETYTAFIQSFMPSLGRPDVDQLRNLSAAIVVDQERMGANSRSTVGTATDAYTMLRIVFSRIGTPYIGTSSAFSFNSAEGMCPDCEGLGQKSKIDVDQLLDRELSLNEGAITVPGFAVGSWQWQVMAHSGFYDPDKKLKDFTPAEWEDLLHKPSVKVSVGTHNLTYEGLVLKIQRTFLAKDRDAMQSHVRAFVDRAVVFADCPSCGGTRLSPAALSSTINGVNIAQCSAMQISDLAGFVHGLDDPSVAPLLEALRHTLDSLVEIGLGYLSLDRPSSTLSGGEAQRVKMVRHLGSSLTDVTYVFDEPTIGLHPHDIQRMNDLLLRLRDKGNTVLVVEHKPEVIAIADHVVDLGPGAGTAGGRVCYTGDVAGLRASGTLTGRHLEHRARLRGTVRTPTGHLKIRGARQHNLKNVDVDIPLGVLTVVTGVAGSGKSSLIHGNVSGRDGVVVADQSPIRGSRRSNPATYTGLLNPIRTAFAKANGVKAALFSANSEGACPHCNGIGLVYTDLAMMAGVASVCEKCEGRRFTPEVLTYTLRGKNISEVLGMSVAQAHEFFPAGQAHAILGRLSDVGLSYLRLGQPLNTLSGGERQRLKLAIHMAERSATYVLDEPTTGLHMADVDKLLALLDRLVDDGNSVVVIEHHQAVMAHADRIIDLGPGGGHDGGRVVFTGTPADLVSHGDTLTARHLREYVSGTGGDA from the coding sequence ATGCCGCAAGACCTGTCCAGCCACCAGCCGACCGCCGCCGGCTCCCCGCCGCCCGCGGACCGCCACGACACCATCCAGGTCCGCGGGGCCCGGGAGAACAACCTGGCAGACGTCTCCCTGGACATCCCCAAACGCCGGCTCACGGTCTTCACCGGGGTCTCCGGATCCGGGAAGTCCTCGCTGGTGTTCGGTACCATCGCCGCGGAGTCGCAGCGGCTGATCAACGAGACGTACACGGCCTTCATCCAGTCGTTCATGCCCAGCCTCGGCCGGCCGGATGTGGACCAACTGCGCAATCTGAGCGCGGCCATCGTCGTGGATCAGGAGCGGATGGGCGCCAACTCCCGTTCCACCGTCGGTACGGCGACCGACGCGTACACGATGCTGCGGATCGTCTTCAGCCGGATCGGTACCCCTTACATAGGGACCTCCAGCGCCTTCAGCTTCAACAGCGCCGAGGGGATGTGCCCCGACTGCGAGGGCCTCGGACAGAAATCGAAGATCGATGTCGATCAGCTACTGGACCGCGAACTCTCGCTCAACGAAGGGGCCATCACCGTACCGGGGTTCGCCGTCGGCTCCTGGCAGTGGCAGGTGATGGCCCACTCCGGCTTCTACGACCCGGACAAGAAGCTCAAGGACTTCACCCCCGCCGAATGGGAGGACCTGCTCCACAAGCCGTCCGTCAAGGTCAGCGTCGGTACGCACAACCTCACGTACGAGGGACTGGTCCTGAAGATCCAGCGGACCTTCCTGGCCAAGGACCGGGACGCGATGCAGTCCCACGTGCGGGCGTTCGTGGACCGGGCCGTGGTCTTCGCCGACTGCCCTTCCTGCGGGGGTACCCGGCTGAGCCCCGCCGCACTGTCCTCCACGATCAACGGCGTCAACATCGCCCAGTGCTCGGCGATGCAGATCAGCGACCTGGCCGGCTTCGTCCACGGCCTCGACGATCCCTCCGTGGCGCCGCTGCTGGAGGCACTGCGCCACACCCTGGATTCGCTGGTCGAGATCGGCCTGGGCTATCTGAGCCTGGACCGCCCCTCCTCGACCCTCTCCGGCGGCGAGGCCCAGCGGGTCAAGATGGTGCGCCACCTCGGCTCCAGCCTGACGGACGTCACGTACGTCTTCGACGAACCCACCATCGGGCTGCATCCGCACGACATCCAGCGGATGAACGACCTGCTGCTGCGGCTGCGCGACAAGGGCAACACGGTACTGGTGGTCGAGCACAAGCCCGAGGTCATCGCCATCGCCGACCACGTCGTCGACCTCGGGCCCGGCGCGGGCACCGCCGGCGGCCGGGTCTGCTACACCGGCGACGTGGCCGGACTGCGCGCCTCCGGGACGCTGACCGGGCGCCACCTGGAGCACCGCGCCCGGCTGCGCGGGACGGTCCGTACGCCCACCGGTCACCTGAAGATCAGGGGCGCCAGGCAGCACAACCTGAAGAACGTCGACGTCGACATCCCGCTGGGCGTGCTGACCGTGGTCACCGGCGTCGCCGGGTCCGGCAAGAGCTCGCTGATCCACGGCAACGTCTCGGGCCGGGACGGTGTGGTCGTCGCCGACCAGTCCCCGATACGCGGCTCGCGCCGCAGCAACCCGGCCACCTACACCGGTCTGCTGAACCCGATCCGTACCGCCTTCGCCAAGGCCAACGGCGTCAAGGCGGCCCTGTTCAGCGCCAACTCCGAGGGTGCCTGCCCGCACTGCAACGGCATCGGGCTGGTCTACACCGACCTCGCCATGATGGCCGGGGTCGCCTCGGTCTGCGAGAAGTGCGAGGGCCGGCGCTTCACCCCCGAGGTGCTCACCTACACACTGCGCGGCAAGAACATCAGCGAGGTGCTGGGCATGTCGGTGGCGCAGGCGCACGAGTTCTTCCCCGCCGGCCAGGCGCACGCCATCCTGGGCCGGCTCTCGGACGTGGGCCTGAGCTATCTGCGCCTGGGCCAGCCGCTGAACACCCTCTCCGGTGGCGAACGGCAGCGCCTCAAGCTCGCCATCCACATGGCGGAGCGGTCCGCCACCTACGTGCTGGACGAGCCGACCACCGGCCTGCACATGGCGGACGTGGACAAGCTGCTCGCCCTGCTGGACCGGCTGGTCGACGACGGGAACTCGGTCGTCGTCATCGAGCACCACCAGGCCGTCATGGCGCACGCCGACCGGATCATCGACCTCGGACCGGGCGGCGGCCACGACGGCGGCCGGGTCGTCTTCACCGGCACCCCGGCCGACCTCGTCTCGCACGGGGACACGCTCACCGCCCGGCATCTGCGGGAGTACGTGAGCGGGACCGGCGGCGACGCATAG
- a CDS encoding APC family permease produces MHRDLGFWGLTAIGFSNIVGSGWLFAALYAAQTAGPAALLSWIGAGLLCALVALVMIELGASRPEGGGTVRWPLQASGRLVGTLVGWSVLLSVGGTAAEISAIMQYAAHYLPGIYDGGTLTAGGLALAAGLSVLLTALNWFAVRLFARLNNLISIFKIAVPLVTVIALFASGWHSGRLTDHGGFAPYGYAACLTALAGGGIVYSVNGFQAPLDFSGETRNPRRSIPAAVLAGIGLAVLMYLALQLAFLFTVPDDLLGGGWHGVSFESPFGQLALILNLHWLSGLLYADAVLSPGGSAYVGVAINARHTYALAKNGTIPRFFMAVNERFGVPRRALAVNLAVIVVFLLPFGGWQEIVSVMGDMYLLIYAASAVAVAVFRAEPGGTAGWVPGLRWIAPVSFVVASEFVYWSGWHDLRLALPLVLGGLLLFAVMRRTGEPGVPGVPGGRTGGAGQAGPGPTGAGRWRPLVAELRTGAWLVVYLAALTVLSWLGTFKGSGRLPAPYDSLTVAAVALAVFFWAVRAGVAHRTAARAGRSSGPE; encoded by the coding sequence TTGCACCGGGACCTGGGGTTCTGGGGCCTGACGGCGATCGGGTTCTCCAACATCGTCGGCTCCGGCTGGCTGTTCGCGGCCCTGTACGCCGCACAGACCGCGGGCCCCGCCGCCCTGCTGTCCTGGATCGGGGCGGGCCTGCTGTGCGCGCTGGTCGCCCTGGTCATGATCGAGCTGGGGGCGTCCCGCCCGGAGGGCGGAGGCACCGTCCGCTGGCCGCTCCAGGCCAGCGGACGCCTGGTCGGCACGCTCGTCGGCTGGTCGGTGCTGCTGTCGGTGGGTGGCACCGCGGCCGAGATCAGCGCGATCATGCAGTACGCCGCGCACTACCTGCCCGGCATCTACGACGGCGGCACGCTGACGGCCGGCGGGCTGGCCCTGGCCGCCGGGCTGAGCGTGCTGCTGACGGCGCTCAACTGGTTCGCGGTGCGCCTGTTCGCACGGCTGAACAACCTGATCTCGATCTTCAAGATCGCCGTACCGCTGGTCACCGTCATCGCCCTGTTCGCCTCCGGGTGGCACTCCGGACGGCTGACGGACCACGGCGGATTCGCCCCGTACGGCTACGCGGCCTGTCTGACCGCGCTGGCCGGCGGCGGCATCGTCTACTCCGTCAACGGCTTCCAGGCACCGCTGGACTTCTCGGGCGAGACCCGCAACCCCCGCCGGTCCATCCCCGCCGCGGTCCTGGCGGGCATCGGCCTGGCCGTACTGATGTACCTGGCGCTGCAACTGGCCTTCCTTTTCACCGTGCCCGACGACCTCCTCGGCGGCGGCTGGCACGGCGTCTCCTTCGAGTCGCCCTTCGGGCAGCTCGCACTGATCCTCAACCTGCACTGGCTCTCCGGACTGCTCTACGCGGACGCGGTGCTCTCCCCGGGCGGCTCGGCGTACGTGGGCGTCGCGATCAACGCCCGGCACACCTACGCGCTCGCCAAGAACGGCACCATCCCGCGGTTCTTCATGGCGGTGAACGAACGGTTCGGCGTGCCGCGCCGGGCTCTGGCGGTCAACCTCGCCGTCATCGTGGTCTTCCTGCTGCCGTTCGGGGGCTGGCAGGAGATCGTCAGCGTCATGGGGGACATGTATCTGCTGATTTACGCAGCCTCGGCGGTCGCCGTCGCGGTCTTCCGCGCCGAGCCGGGCGGCACCGCCGGCTGGGTGCCGGGGCTGCGCTGGATCGCGCCGGTCAGCTTCGTGGTGGCGAGCGAGTTCGTCTACTGGTCCGGCTGGCACGACCTGCGGCTGGCCCTGCCGCTCGTCCTCGGCGGCCTGCTGCTCTTCGCCGTCATGCGGCGCACCGGTGAACCGGGGGTGCCGGGCGTGCCGGGCGGCCGGACCGGCGGCGCCGGCCAGGCCGGTCCCGGACCGACCGGCGCCGGCCGGTGGCGCCCCCTCGTCGCCGAGCTGCGTACCGGCGCCTGGCTGGTGGTGTACCTGGCGGCGCTGACCGTCCTGTCCTGGCTGGGCACCTTCAAGGGCTCCGGGCGGCTGCCCGCCCCGTACGACTCGCTCACCGTGGCGGCCGTCGCCCTGGCGGTCTTCTTCTGGGCGGTACGGGCAGGTGTCGCCCACCGCACGGCGGCGCGGGCCGGCCGGTCATCCGGTCCGGAATGA
- a CDS encoding Lrp/AsnC family transcriptional regulator, whose protein sequence is MTDYSPDATDWRILDVLQSNGRAGYAELARAVNMSASAVTERVRRMEEAGVISGYAAVVEPEGIGLSVLAFVRLRYPNGNYKPFHDLLETTPEILEAHHVTGDDCFVMKVAARSMKHLEEVSGRIGALGSVTTSVVYSSPLPRRPLSP, encoded by the coding sequence ATGACCGACTATTCCCCGGATGCCACCGACTGGCGCATCCTCGACGTCCTCCAGAGCAACGGACGCGCCGGCTACGCCGAGCTGGCGCGGGCCGTGAACATGTCCGCGAGCGCGGTCACGGAGCGGGTGCGGCGCATGGAGGAGGCGGGGGTGATATCCGGGTACGCGGCGGTGGTCGAGCCGGAGGGCATCGGGCTGTCGGTGCTGGCCTTCGTACGGCTGCGCTACCCGAACGGCAACTACAAGCCGTTCCACGACCTGTTGGAGACCACACCGGAGATCCTGGAGGCGCACCATGTCACGGGCGACGACTGCTTCGTGATGAAGGTCGCCGCACGGTCGATGAAGCACCTGGAGGAGGTGTCCGGGCGGATCGGTGCCCTGGGCTCGGTGACGACCAGCGTCGTCTACTCCTCGCCGCTGCCGCGCCGCCCGCTCAGCCCGTGA
- a CDS encoding exonuclease SbcCD subunit D — protein sequence MRILHTSDWHLGRAFHRVNMLPAQRAFLDHLVATVQEREVEAVVVAGDVYDRAVPPLAAVELFDEALHRLAGLGVPTVMISGNHDSARRLGVGSGLMEKAGVHLRTDPAGCAVPVVLDDAHGEVALYGLPYLEPAMVRAELGAEKADHAAVLGAAMERVRADLASRPAGTRSVVLAHAFVTGGAPSDSERDITVGGVASVPAAVFDGVDYVALGHLHGCQTINDRVRYSGSPLAYSFSEVHHRKSMWLIDLGPGGEVGAERLDCPVPRPLARVRGRLADLLKDPDLARHEDAWVEATLTDAARPHEPMARLAARFPHILSLAFDPEEGPARSLASYAQRLRGRSDQEIAEDFVEHVRAGRAADEEERAVLRSAIEDVRAGDAVREVAR from the coding sequence GTGAGGATTCTGCACACCTCCGACTGGCATCTGGGGCGGGCCTTTCACCGGGTGAACATGCTGCCCGCGCAGCGGGCGTTCCTCGATCATCTGGTCGCCACCGTCCAGGAGCGTGAGGTCGAGGCCGTGGTCGTGGCCGGGGACGTCTACGACCGGGCCGTACCGCCGCTGGCCGCCGTCGAACTTTTCGACGAGGCGCTCCACCGCCTCGCCGGCCTCGGCGTCCCCACCGTCATGATCTCCGGCAACCACGACTCCGCCCGCCGGCTGGGCGTCGGGTCCGGACTCATGGAGAAGGCCGGCGTCCACCTGCGGACCGACCCGGCGGGCTGCGCCGTGCCCGTCGTGCTGGACGACGCGCACGGCGAGGTCGCGCTGTACGGCCTGCCGTACCTGGAGCCCGCCATGGTCCGTGCGGAACTCGGCGCGGAGAAGGCCGACCACGCCGCGGTGCTGGGCGCTGCCATGGAGCGCGTACGGGCCGATCTGGCGAGCCGCCCGGCGGGGACCCGGTCGGTGGTGCTCGCGCACGCCTTCGTGACCGGCGGCGCTCCCAGCGACAGCGAGCGGGACATCACCGTCGGCGGTGTCGCCTCCGTGCCGGCGGCCGTCTTCGACGGCGTGGACTACGTGGCGCTCGGCCATCTGCACGGCTGCCAGACGATCAACGACCGGGTCCGCTACTCCGGCTCCCCGCTCGCGTACTCCTTCTCCGAGGTCCACCACCGCAAGTCGATGTGGCTCATCGACCTCGGGCCCGGCGGCGAGGTGGGCGCCGAGCGGCTGGACTGCCCGGTGCCCCGGCCGCTGGCCCGCGTCCGCGGTCGGCTGGCGGACCTGCTGAAGGACCCGGACCTGGCCCGGCACGAGGACGCGTGGGTGGAGGCGACCCTCACCGACGCCGCCCGCCCGCACGAGCCAATGGCCCGGCTGGCGGCGCGCTTCCCGCACATCCTCAGCCTCGCCTTCGACCCCGAGGAGGGCCCCGCGCGCTCCCTGGCCTCCTACGCGCAGCGGCTGCGCGGACGCAGCGACCAGGAGATCGCCGAGGACTTCGTGGAACACGTACGGGCCGGGCGCGCGGCCGACGAGGAGGAGCGGGCGGTGCTGCGGTCGGCCATCGAGGACGTACGGGCCGGCGACGCGGTGCGCGAGGTGGCGCGATGA